The DNA sequence GGTTATAAATGGTAACTATTGTCCAAATCGGACTATCAACAAGCACTAAAAGCCGGGTTTCTCAAGCGAAGTCTCGTTGTAGTATTAAATCTATTGACAAAAATGATAGATTGATGTATACTATATGTATAATCAGTATACACACTAAAGGAATCTATCATGAAGCGCGTACAAATAATTTTAGAAGAGTGGCAACATCAATGGCTATCAACAGAAGCCCAGCGTCAAAATGAAAGCATGTCGGCTTTGCTACGGCAAATCCTTACCGAAGGCATTGAGCGTCGCCGGGCCGAAGATTGGACCGACGATCCCTTGTGGGGCATTATCGGCCTGGCCGAAGGCCCCAACGATGGCATTACCAGTGAAAATCTCGACGAGTTTATTTACCAAACCAACTGGCGCAATCGCCCCCTATTAAAGGTGGCCGAAGATGACCCAAACAATCGCTGACACCAGTGGCCTGTATGCCCTGGTAGACCGCAAAGACCCTCACCATGCCGAAGCCGTGGCTTTTCTAAAAACGTATGCCGCGGTTGGCAGTTTGCTGGTGTCTAACCACATTTTTGACGAGGCGATGACGACTGTAAAGGCGCGGCTGGGGATGCAGGTAGCTTTGCAATTGGGTATTCGTTTGCGTAACAGCCGGTTTGTGGAAATGGTTGTTTTTTCAACAGCTGAGGAACAAGAAACCTGGCGTATTTTCAGCCGTTACACCGATAAGGGATGGAGCTATACCGACTGCGCCTGCCTGGCCTTGGCCCAACAGCGAAATATTCAGCAGGCCTTTAGTTTTGACCATCACTTTAGGCAAATGGGTTTGACCATCTTACCCTGATCAAAGAATTGCTCGACAATACCTTCGATGCTATACTTTCTCAATATATTCGGTGTGTATTCTTCCGGCCTCAACAGAACTTTACAAAACCAGACGTGGGAAACTGATAAATCATGGAACGTGAAGAAGTTATCCAGCTTATCGAAACCGCACATTATCAAAATGAAACTCCTGACTTACGCCATCTTGATTTGCGCCGCACCGAGTTAAAAGGAGTCAACCTGGCCGGTGTTGATCTGCGCTACGCCAACTTGAGCGGCGTTGATCTCAGCGAAACCACCCTCAATGAGGCCAATATGACCGGCGCCGATTTAAGCAAAGCCAACTTGACCAACAGCACCTTGCAAGGGGCCAACCTGCTGGGGGCCAACCTGGCTGAGACCAACCTGGAAAACGCCAACCTGCTTGAGGCCACTTTGCGCAATGCCAATTTACGCCGGGCCAATTTGCGCCAAGCCAAACTGGTTGAAACCACTTTACGCGGCGCCGGGCTGGTGGTGGCCGACCTGCACGAAGGCAACCTGGAAGGAGCCAACCTGATCAAGGCCGATCTAAGCGGCGCTATGGTCACCAACGAACAACTCAGCAAAACAAAAAGTCTCAAAGGGGCCATTCTACCCGATGGCACCACCCATGCCTAGAGGAGATCAATGAGCCATCTTGCCTCGTTCCTGGCCCAATATCGCCGTGAAGCTATTTTATGGGCCAAAACTGTGCTGGCCGATGAAAAAGCCATCATTCTTGACACCGAGACAACCGGCCTGGACGACCAGGCCGAGATTGTGGAAATTGCCGTTATTGATACCGCCGGCCGGACCTTGTTGGACACCCCGGTCAAACCCAAGGGTCGGATACCGGCGGATGCTTCGGCCCTGCACGGTCTCACCGCCGCCGACGTGGCTACGGCCCCTATCTGGGCTGAGCTGGATGAGCAGGTTCACAAAATATTGCGCGGCGCTTCTCGCATTGTGATCTACAATGCGGCTTACGACACCCGCTTGATCCGCCAAACTCGTAAACTCTACGCCCTGCCGGCCGTAAGGATTCCATGCCAGCGTTATGAATGTGCCATGCAGCGCTACGCCGAATTTTGCGGTCAATGGTCAGACCGGCGCCAGAGTTTTAAATGGCAGCGCCTGGATGGCGGGCACCGCGCCCTGGGCGATTGCCTGGCTACCCTGAATGCGCTCAAACGGATGGCCGAAACCGATCTATGAGCGAACTGATCCAAAGTTTCCCTACCCCCACTATTAGCCAGACCATAGGCGCGTGGGCCAACAAATGGATGTTGTGGCTGGCTAAACACTGGCTGGCCGCAGCCAATACATTTTTCTTTCTTTACGTGGGTCTGCCTTTTCTGGCCCCGCTGCTGCTGGCCAACGGCCAGGCGGGCGGCGCCAATTTTATCTATTGGTGGTATCACTTGCTCTGCCATTCACTACCCTCGCGCACTTATTTTATTGCCGGGGAGCAGGTTTGTCTTTGCCATCGCTGTATGGCCATTTATGGGACCATTTTTGTAGGGGGCGTTTTTTTTGGTTTGGTGCGTCACCGGCTCAAGTCGTTACCACCTAAATGGTACGCTCTTTTTGTGCTGCCCATGGCCCTGGACGGGGGGATGGGCCTGGCCAGCGAGTTGGCCCAGTTTGTGCCCATAACCATTTTGTCCATTGTGGGCCTGGCGGTTGTGGGCCTGGTGGGCCTTTTGTTGTTGAGCCAAAAACAACTCACCTGGCCGGTGGCTGTTTTTCTGGGCTGCGGGGTGTTAGCGTTGGGCTATTTGCAATTTATTGGCCCTCATCAGAGCAATCTTTTTCTCCGCAATTTTACCGGCTTTGCCTTTGGCCTGGGTACCGTGTGGGTGGCCTATCCGCTCCTGCAAGAAGGCTTTGACGACATCCGGCAGGAGACAAGCGCCCAATTAACCTCAATAATGAAAAAGTAGGCTGCGTATGCAGACTCCCAGAATACTTGCCCTGATCCCTGCCCATAACGAAGCCCCGCGCATTGCGCCGGTAATAACCGGGGCGCTGGCTCACCTGCCCGTTTTAGTGGTAGACGACGGCTCCGGCGACGAAACCGCCGCCCTGGCCGAAGCGCAGGGAGCCATTACCTTGCGCCAAACTCCCAACCAGGGCAAGGGCATTGCCCTGCGCACCGGCTTCCATTGGGCCATTGACCAAAATTTTGAGGCTGTGCTAACCCTTGACGCCGACGGCCAGCACGATCCCGCCGAAATCCCCAAATTTCTGGAGGCTTACCAGGTTCGGCATGCCGACCTCATCATTGGCGCCCGAAACTTCAGCCAGATGCCGGCGGTGCGTCGTCTGGCCAACTCTTTGGGGCGCTGGAGTTTTTCTTGGGCCATTGGCCAGCCTATCCGGGACAACCAATCCGGCTACCGTTTGATCAGCCGTCGCCTGCTTGACGCCTTACTCACCAGCCGCGAGCAGGGTTTTGAATTTGAGGTAGAAATGATTGTCACCTGTATCCGCTGCGGTTTTAGCCTGGATTGGGTGCCTATCAGCACCATCTACGCCGGTGAGTCGAGCCACATTCATCCCCTCCGCCACACCCAAAATTTTTTCCGGGTGGTGTGGCAAACCCGGCAAAGCATGCGCCGGGCCAAACCATTAAAGGAAAACTGACCCGATGAACCAGACCATTGAGATCATCAATCGTGTTTTGCCCATTCTGCTCCTGATTTTTCTGGGCAACTGGATCCGCCGGTCAAATTTTCTCCTTGAAACTACGGTAGAGGATTTACGCAAGATTGTGGTTAATCTGGCCCTGCCGGCGGTTCTTTTCATCTCTTTTCTGGGGGTCGAATTTAAATCGGCCTTTTTTGTTATTTTTGGCTTTACGTTTACGCTTTGCATCCTGCTGTTTCTGCTGGGAAAATTCATCAAACAACAATTCAATATTCAATACGGCTACTTTCCTTACCTGACCACCGGCTTTGAATACGGGATGCTGGGCATCAGCCTCTTTGGCAGCGCCTACGGTCTGGAGAGAATTGGGTATATTGCGGTGGTGGACCTGGGCCACGAGATTTTTATCTGGTTTGTTTTTTTGCCGCTACTGCTGATGAAACGAGATGGCGGGCAAAATCTTGGAGGCGTGACCAAAGCTTTTTTCACCTCGCCGGTGGTGATAGGCATTGTGGCGGGCATTGCGCTCAATGCGGCCGGGGCGCAGGAGTGGCTATACCAACAGCCCCTCACCGGTGGTTTGATGGCCGCCCTGCAATTTTTGGCCAATATGACCATCCCCCTGATCCTGATCATCGTTGGCTATGGCATCAAGTTTGACCGTCACGGAATCAAAGAGGCCCTGCCGCTCGTGGCGATCCGCCTGACTATTCTCATCCCCCTGGCCCTGCTCTTGAACATCTTTTTGATCCGGGGTCTGTTGCAGCTTGACCGGTTTTTTGAAGCCGCCTTGTTTACGTTGTTCATTCTACCCCCGCCCTTTATTGTGCCCCTCTATGTGAGGCCGGATATTACCGTTGGCCAAAAAAGCTACATCAACAACGTGCTTACCCTGCACACCATTATTTCGATTGCCGTTTATATTGTCTATTTTGCCCTGAATCCGGGAGCATAACCCGGACAAGTTAGCCCTAAACATAACGGGGGCCAATCATGAACCTCCAAGAAAAGTTAGAGCAGGGTATTGCTGCGGCTGAGGCCGGCCGCAAAAAAGAAGCCCGGAAACTCTTGGCGGAAGTGGTGCAGGCCGACGAAAACCGGCTTGAAGCGTGGCTGTGGTTGAGCCAGGTAGTTGACAGCCTGGAAGATAAAATCGTCTGCCTGGAAAATGCTCTCACCCTGGACCCGCACAATCAACTTGCCCAAGACCAACTATCCCTGGTAAAAAGCAGGCAAGAAAAACTCTTTGCGCCCACCTACGCCCCCGGCGATGAAGAACCGCCGCCCCAGGTTGTCCCTCTGCCTGAGCCGCCCCTGGAAATCAAAGCCGTATATCCCCACCAGCCGGACGAGTTTGACAATCCCTGGCTGTGCTCTTATTGCACCGCGCCAACCCGGCCCCAGGATAAAGTTTGTCCTGCCTGCCGCCATGCCCTCATCATTCGCCAGCGGATGAAAGAGGAACGCACAGTTTGGTTGTGGCGGGGTATTTTTCTCCAGTTTACGCTGGCCTTTATCTTGCTGGCTCTTGGTTTGGTCTATTTTGCCCTGATTGCCAGATTGAACGGTTTCCCCAGCCCCTTTCCCTTTTTGCCCGCTTATTTTGGCCGGCCAGTTGACCAGCCGGAAGAATTGAAACAAATCATATTAACGCTTTTTCCGCCCTGGGCTTTTTGGGGCGGGGTGGGCGCCACGGTATATTCGTTGCTGCTAATGCTCCTGTTATATTTCCGGGTGCCAAATGGGCACATTTTGTACCTGATCAATGGTGGGGCTATGCTAATTGTGGGCCTGCTGGGAGCGATATTATTTTATTACTCTCTCCCCATCGTGATGGCCTTTGGAGTTGTTATGCTCATCGCTGCGGCGCAATTATTTATTACCATGAACCTGTGGTACGATTTCACCTTTGTCGAAACCCGGCTGCGTTTGGTCATTGACCCTGGCGTCAAAGGCCATACTTCATTTTTCATCAGCGGCCGCAATTATAGTGAAAAGGGCATGTGGGGCCGGGCCGTTATCCATTTACGCCGGGCCATTGCCGCCGAGCCGGGGCATCCCCTCTACCACCTCGCCTTGATCGTGGCTTATATGAACATCAAAAGGTACGACCTGGCCCAAAAGGCCCTGACCAGGGCCGAAGAACTGGAACCCCACTCAGAAAAAATTGCGCAATTGAAAAAAGAGTTAGCTATTCGGTTGGGCCGGGCCGGGGGGGGCCAGCCGAACGCGTTTCCCACAAGATAGCCTGATTCCGCAAAAAATGACTGTCGCCGCCGGATAAAATCAAAAACAGGCCCAAACTGATCCAAAAATAGGGAGTCGCAAACGATAAAATGATCATCCCAGTTTTTCTGCTGTTTGTTTTAAGCTCATTGGGCGGGTTGGCCGTCGGGCTATATTACCAAAAAACAATCCTTCTCCTGGCTTTGAATATTCTTTGGTGGCTGGGTTCGTTTATTTCGGCCTATTTTGTCTGCCTGGCCTGGTTAGACAGGAGCTATTCTGAAAATTGGGCCATGCTTGGTTTTATTTTTTTCTCGTTGCCCTACATTTTGTTAACGGCCATCATGCTCATGCTTGAGCTTTTTTTTACCAGGCAGTGGCCGGGCGACAAAACGCGGCAATGGCTTAAATGGACCGCCACCCTGCTCCTTATATTTTTAGCTTTTCAGTTGGTGGGAGGATTTGTTTCAGCTTAGGCTGGGCTGCCCCATCCTATCGCCTCAAATGGGGACAGGCCCAAATTTCGCATACACCTTGACATTCCCAACGAGAGACGGTATAATTGTTTATGTCAATCGCACAAATGAGCGATTAGTCAGGAGGCGAAATTATGGCTGATAGTCAAATACCCTTGTTCCCTCAACGGGGCGCAAAAGGGCAATATGGGCCGCCGCTCACCCAAATAAAATCGGTGGATTCCAACTCGTCCCTGGCCACTGCGGCCAGCGCCTATTACGACCATATGGTGCGGCAAGGATTTTCGGAACATACTATCAAAGCTTTTTCCGGGGATTTGCGGCTGCTGCAAAAATACTTTAGTGGCAGTATGATCATTAGCAAGTTGGGCACCAAGGATTTAAACGACTTTTTGACCTGGCTGTTGCATTACCGGGGCGTGCCGTGCAGCCCTAAATCTTACGCCCGGCGGGTGACCACCCTCAAGAATTTTTTTGGCTGGCTGGCCAGCGTGCAAGCTATCCCGCACGATCCATCGGCGGCGATTGTGCATACCAGGGTTAAAGCGCCGCTGCCCCTTTATCTTACAGACGAGCAGGTAGAAAAATTATTAGATGCGGCTGAAAGAAAATTGAACGGTGAAAAGCCCGATCCCCGGCCCTATCTATTGGCGCACTTGGTTTTTCAAACCGGCATCAAAAAGGCCGAGTGTGTGGGCATTGCCCTGCGCGATATTGATCGTTCCGGCAACCGGCCCACCGTGCTCATTCGTTACAGTAATCCCCGCTTGCAGCATAAAGAACGCAAATTGGCTTTTGACGCCGAATTATTGCCGGTGCTGGACCAGTATCTTGAAAAATACCAACCCAAAGAAAATCTATTTGAATGTACGCCCCGGAACCTGGAATACGTTCTGGCCGATCTTTCCGAAATGGCCGGCTTGGCGAACCAAGTTTCTTTTGAAATGCTGCGCTGGACCTCGGCTTTGCGTGATTACCGCGACGGAATGGACCACGACCACCTGCGCCAAAAATTGGGTTTATCCAAAATCACCTGGCGCGAGACTTCTGAAAAATTGGCCAAGATCGCCGAACCGGGTTTGTGAAACTGCCTCACCTACCGACGAAGGTTGCTGGTTATGACCATCATTATGCTCATTTTTGTGACCGCTCTATTTTTTGCCGGGGTGGGAACCCCCCTGGTCAGGAAAATTGCCCTAAAATCAGGCTTTATCGCGGTGCCCAAAACCGACCGCGCCCATTCTGAACCCACGGCGTTATTGGGCGGGCTGGCTATTTACGCCGCCGCCATCATCGCCTTACTATTGATTACAGTGCTGGTAATGCAATTGGCCGGAAATCCGTTCAGATTGCAGGAATTTGCCAGCATTGTGATGGGCGCAAGTTTGATGGCGGCCATTGGCCTATGGGATGATAGACGGGCCTTGCCGGCCTGGGCCAAGTTGGGCCTGCAATTCATCACCATTCCATTGGTATTTTTAAGCGGGGTCAGCGTGCAGTTGCCCCTGCCAAGCATACCCTTTGGGTACGAGGTTATAAATTTTATCATCACCGCCTTTTGGATTTTGTTCATCACCAATGCCGTCAATTATCAAGACAATGCCGACGGCGTGGCCATTATGACCAGCGTTACCACGAGCGCTATTTTTCTGTTGATTGCCATTCTAAATGGCCAACAATTGGTCTCGGTTTTGGCCGCAGCCGTGCTGGGCGCGAGTTTGGGCTTTGCCCGCTACAGCCTGCCCCTGCCTAAAACCACCATTTTTATGGGTGATGCCGGTTCCTTGTTTTTGGGCTACCTGCTGGCCATCTTGGGCATCAAAATCCGGATTCCGAGCAATGTAATTCAAATAACTTGGATGGTGCCCATTATTGTTTTGGGCCTGCCCATTTTTGATACAACACTGGTGCTTATCTCGCGGACCCGGCGAGGTATTTCTTTTTTCCGGGGAGGTGTAGATCACACCACGCATCGTATGGCCCGTTTGGGCATGGACAAATTATCGGTTGCCTTGGCCACCTGTGTTATCAGCGGGGCGCTGGGGTTGATTGCTATTTTTGTTACCCAGGCTTCCCTCACCCAGGCGTACATCATTCTGGGTAGCTTGATTCTGCTCTCGGTTTATGCCCTTTGGCGGCTGGAGTTTAATGCTTCTGACCATCTAAAAACAGGCGCTACCGCGTCTCTACCATCATTAGAAACGCCAGTACAATTGGAGGGCGACCCTCCCTCGTTGGTTTGAAGCCTCCTTTTTGCCATAAACCCAAAACTCATCAAAAAAATCATCCCCGGCAGAGAATCAAAACGCCCGCCAAATTATCCGGCGGGCGTTATTTATCTTTTGGCAACAGATAGATTTTAACATCCACCTGGCTTCTCGCCGTTTTTGAGCAGAGGGAGCACCATGGTAAAAACACTGCCCACGTTGGGTTCGCTCTCAACCCACACCTTGCCGCCATGCTGCTCGGTAATGGTTTTGACAATGGCTAACCCCAAGCCGGTGCCCGGCAATTCATCATCCGCCTCAGGCCGGGCGCGAAAGAACTTTTCAAAAACCCGGGGCAAATCTTTGGCCCTGATGCCAGGGCCGTTGTCAATAACGGAAATCAGAGCCTGATTATCTTTTTGGTCAAGTTTGACCCGAATTTGCCCCTTTTGGGGGGTATATTTGATGGCATTATCTAACAAGTTGCTGAAGGCCCTGGACAATAAAACATTGTTGCCGGCAACGACCAAATTTTTAGAGGTATCCAAGACCAGCTCAACTTTCTTTGATCTGGCCAGGGGCCGCATGGCATCAACGCTGGTTTCAACGGTATCTTGCAGGTCAATCTCCTCCCGGGCCAGCTCTTCTAATCGTTCCAATCGGCTCAATTCCAGCAGGTCTTCAATCAGGGCCTTCATCAAATTGGCCGCCCGCGCCACGCCCAACAAATCTTCCTCCTGGCGTTCCGTTACCGGGCCGTCCATCCGCACCAACTCTACGTAGCCCTTTACCGTAGCCAGAGGCGTGCGCAAATCGTGCGTAAAGGCCGTTACAAAGTCGCGCTTCATTTTATCCAATTCTTTGAAGGCGCTGATGTCGCGCAAAACAGTTACCCGCCCCAGGGCGGGGATGTCGGTGATGCTGGCCCACATGGTTCGACCATCAGGTAGAAGCACTTCGCCGGTAACAGGCGAGTCAGGGCTAAAAAGCTTCAATAAGTCGGTATTGTTGGTTAGTTCAGCCAGCGAGCGATTCTCCCAGGGGCAACCGTTCAACTCCATCATCTCTTGCGCTGCCGGGTTCAAGAGCAAGACAATATTCTCCGACGAGGTCACCAACACGGCATCCTGGGTGCTGCTAATGATGGCCGAAAGTTTAATCCGTTCTTGCTCTGTTTCTTTATATAACTGCGCGTTTTCCAGGGCAATGGCCGCCTGACCGGCAATGGCATTGACCAAGAGTAATTCATCCTCTTTGAACTTGTTAGGCTCGTCGTGCACCAGGGTTAAAACCCCCCTAATTCTCTGGCGACGTTTGAGCGGCGTAGCAATCACCGAGCGCACATCATAGGGCTGGTTATCATAAACCACCCAGCGGCTATCCTGGTGCGTATCATAGATAATGCCGCCCTCGCCGTGTTTTAAAACCCAACCGGCAAAACCTTCCGTTAATACCTTGCCCACAATCCGGTTAGCCCGGTCGCTGCTCACCTCTTGCTGCAAAATAAAGGCAGACACCCGATTTTGCTGGTCAAACAACATCACGCTGCCGGTGCTGGCATTGAGATAAGACACGGTCAGGTCAAGCACCCGCCGCAACATTTTGTCCGGGTCAAGGTCCTTATTCAATTCATCGCTGATACGATT is a window from the Anaerolineae bacterium genome containing:
- a CDS encoding undecaprenyl/decaprenyl-phosphate alpha-N-acetylglucosaminyl 1-phosphate transferase, with protein sequence MTIIMLIFVTALFFAGVGTPLVRKIALKSGFIAVPKTDRAHSEPTALLGGLAIYAAAIIALLLITVLVMQLAGNPFRLQEFASIVMGASLMAAIGLWDDRRALPAWAKLGLQFITIPLVFLSGVSVQLPLPSIPFGYEVINFIITAFWILFITNAVNYQDNADGVAIMTSVTTSAIFLLIAILNGQQLVSVLAAAVLGASLGFARYSLPLPKTTIFMGDAGSLFLGYLLAILGIKIRIPSNVIQITWMVPIIVLGLPIFDTTLVLISRTRRGISFFRGGVDHTTHRMARLGMDKLSVALATCVISGALGLIAIFVTQASLTQAYIILGSLILLSVYALWRLEFNASDHLKTGATASLPSLETPVQLEGDPPSLV
- a CDS encoding pentapeptide repeat-containing protein, yielding MEREEVIQLIETAHYQNETPDLRHLDLRRTELKGVNLAGVDLRYANLSGVDLSETTLNEANMTGADLSKANLTNSTLQGANLLGANLAETNLENANLLEATLRNANLRRANLRQAKLVETTLRGAGLVVADLHEGNLEGANLIKADLSGAMVTNEQLSKTKSLKGAILPDGTTHA
- a CDS encoding DUF2085 domain-containing protein — translated: MSELIQSFPTPTISQTIGAWANKWMLWLAKHWLAAANTFFFLYVGLPFLAPLLLANGQAGGANFIYWWYHLLCHSLPSRTYFIAGEQVCLCHRCMAIYGTIFVGGVFFGLVRHRLKSLPPKWYALFVLPMALDGGMGLASELAQFVPITILSIVGLAVVGLVGLLLLSQKQLTWPVAVFLGCGVLALGYLQFIGPHQSNLFLRNFTGFAFGLGTVWVAYPLLQEGFDDIRQETSAQLTSIMKK
- a CDS encoding GAF domain-containing protein — encoded protein: MQERLNLLNRISDELNKDLDPDKMLRRVLDLTVSYLNASTGSVMLFDQQNRVSAFILQQEVSSDRANRIVGKVLTEGFAGWVLKHGEGGIIYDTHQDSRWVVYDNQPYDVRSVIATPLKRRQRIRGVLTLVHDEPNKFKEDELLLVNAIAGQAAIALENAQLYKETEQERIKLSAIISSTQDAVLVTSSENIVLLLNPAAQEMMELNGCPWENRSLAELTNNTDLLKLFSPDSPVTGEVLLPDGRTMWASITDIPALGRVTVLRDISAFKELDKMKRDFVTAFTHDLRTPLATVKGYVELVRMDGPVTERQEEDLLGVARAANLMKALIEDLLELSRLERLEELAREEIDLQDTVETSVDAMRPLARSKKVELVLDTSKNLVVAGNNVLLSRAFSNLLDNAIKYTPQKGQIRVKLDQKDNQALISVIDNGPGIRAKDLPRVFEKFFRARPEADDELPGTGLGLAIVKTITEQHGGKVWVESEPNVGSVFTMVLPLLKNGEKPGGC
- a CDS encoding type II toxin-antitoxin system VapC family toxin: MTQTIADTSGLYALVDRKDPHHAEAVAFLKTYAAVGSLLVSNHIFDEAMTTVKARLGMQVALQLGIRLRNSRFVEMVVFSTAEEQETWRIFSRYTDKGWSYTDCACLALAQQRNIQQAFSFDHHFRQMGLTILP
- a CDS encoding glycosyltransferase family 2 protein codes for the protein MQTPRILALIPAHNEAPRIAPVITGALAHLPVLVVDDGSGDETAALAEAQGAITLRQTPNQGKGIALRTGFHWAIDQNFEAVLTLDADGQHDPAEIPKFLEAYQVRHADLIIGARNFSQMPAVRRLANSLGRWSFSWAIGQPIRDNQSGYRLISRRLLDALLTSREQGFEFEVEMIVTCIRCGFSLDWVPISTIYAGESSHIHPLRHTQNFFRVVWQTRQSMRRAKPLKEN
- a CDS encoding tyrosine-type recombinase/integrase → MADSQIPLFPQRGAKGQYGPPLTQIKSVDSNSSLATAASAYYDHMVRQGFSEHTIKAFSGDLRLLQKYFSGSMIISKLGTKDLNDFLTWLLHYRGVPCSPKSYARRVTTLKNFFGWLASVQAIPHDPSAAIVHTRVKAPLPLYLTDEQVEKLLDAAERKLNGEKPDPRPYLLAHLVFQTGIKKAECVGIALRDIDRSGNRPTVLIRYSNPRLQHKERKLAFDAELLPVLDQYLEKYQPKENLFECTPRNLEYVLADLSEMAGLANQVSFEMLRWTSALRDYRDGMDHDHLRQKLGLSKITWRETSEKLAKIAEPGL
- a CDS encoding 3'-5' exonuclease, encoding MSHLASFLAQYRREAILWAKTVLADEKAIILDTETTGLDDQAEIVEIAVIDTAGRTLLDTPVKPKGRIPADASALHGLTAADVATAPIWAELDEQVHKILRGASRIVIYNAAYDTRLIRQTRKLYALPAVRIPCQRYECAMQRYAEFCGQWSDRRQSFKWQRLDGGHRALGDCLATLNALKRMAETDL